In Anomaloglossus baeobatrachus isolate aAnoBae1 chromosome 6, aAnoBae1.hap1, whole genome shotgun sequence, the genomic stretch ATTTAGAAAATAAGTGAATGGAATTAGCCCCACATGTATTAGACATTTTTGTCATACACGGTGGCAAAATCATATATGTCTCAGATAGAAATACCTATTTAAAGAAATAACCcacctaaataaaaaaaatgtatatatttacaAAAGCCAGATATGATTTGATGCTTCAGAATTTAGAATCCGACCCACAAGAGTCAAAGAATGTCCATATTATAGTtccctattgaaaataaataataccgccatacaaagATACAATGTATAACCACTAAAAACCTCTATCAGAGACCATACGTGAAATTCAGAAGCTGCGTCTTCTTGAGATTGGGGGGATAGCTCTGAGCAGACATTGTCTGGTCGCGGTTATATATGTAATTAGTAATGTATGTATACCATATATAAGTCATAAATATAAACCAGCCTCATGATGTCTTACATGACTTTATAGTGGTCGGGGCTGAATACCCACATCAGTGATTATTACTAAGTGTCAGTGCCTGCACCGACCACACGCACCACCACAGGCAGTGTCAGTGACCGTAAAAACAGCGAGGAGTCGTGTGAGTGACGGCCATAATGGATGTGTctaattactgccaacccctgtctTATTATATCCCGCTCATAGAACAAAGACAACCACGGCCGCCTCACTGCATATAACAGCAGAGTCATTTCTTATGCATTTCTATGTGCACTGCTATCAGTAATCTGCAGCGCTACTGTGAGATTTTATGTACAGCATTATATTATTGTTATTTTATATTTTCCACTATATTCAGGATCATATTCACTATCAGTCAAACACAGACAAGTGAAGCATTACAGAATCTTCCGTCTCCCGAACAACTGGTATTATATATCCCCGAGGTTAACGTTCCAGTGTCTGGAGCACCTTGTCAATCACTATTCAGGtaagcacaagaatataactaccataatactgccccctatgtaaaagaatataactactataatactgccccctatgtacaagaatataactagtataatactgcccctatgtacaagaatataactactataatactgctcctatgtacaagaatataactactataatactgcccctatgtacaagaatataactactataatactgcccctatgtacaagaatataactactataatactgctcctatgtacaagaatataactactataatactgcccctatatacaagaatataactactataatactgccccctatgtacaagaatataactactataatactgctcctatgtacaagaatataactagtataatactgcccctatgtacaagaatataactactataatactgccccctatgtaaaagaatataactactataatactgccccctatgtacaagaatataactactataatactgcccctatatacaagaatataactagtataatactgcccctatgtacaagaatataactactataatactgctcctatgtacaagaatataactactataatactgcccctatgtacaagaatataactaccataatactgccccctatgtaaaagaatataactactataatactgccccctatgtacaagaatataactagtataatactgcccctatgtacaagaatataactactataatactgcccctatgtacaagaatataactactataatactgcccctatgtacaagaatataactactataatactgcccctatgtacaagaatataactactataatactgctcctatgtacaagaatataactactataatactgcccctatatacaagaatataactactataatactgccccctatgtacaagaatataactactataatactgctcctatgtacaagaatataactagtataatactgcccctatgtacaagaatataactactataatactgcccctatgtacaagaatataactagtataatactgcccctatgtacaagaatataactactataatactgctcctatgtacaagaatataactactataatactgctcctatgtacaagaatataactactataatactgcccctatgtacaagaatataactactataatactgcccctatgtacaagaatataacttctataatactgcccctatgtacaagaatataactactataatactgcccctatgtacaagaatataactactataatactgcccctatgtacaagaatataactactataatactgctactatgtacaagaatataactactataatactgcccctatgtataagaatataactactataatactgcccctatgtacaagaatataactactataatattgctcctatgtacaagaatataactactataatactgccccctatgtacaagaatataactactataatactgcctcctatgtacaagaatataactactataatactgttcctatatacaataatatatctactataatactgctcctatatacaataatatatctactataatactgcctcctatatacattaatatatctactattatactgccctctatgtacaagaatataactactataatactgcccctatgtacaagaatgtaactactataatactgctcctatgtacaatattatatctactataatactgctcctatagacaagaatataactactataatactgtcccctatgtacaggaatataactactataatactgcccctatgtacaagaatattactactataatactgccccctatgtacaagaatataactactataatactgctcctatgtacaataatatatctactataatactgcctctatatacaagaatattactactataatactgccccctatgtgcaagaatataactactataatactgctcctatgtacattaatatatctactataatactgcctctatatacaagaatattactactataatactgccccctatgtacaagaatataactgctataatactgctcctatatacattaatatatctactataatactgctcctatacagtgtgtctacccatatcctgtccaccgccattaacttgagaacggcggcagctataggcatagaagtggtgtctaggtatagtaaagtatctatgcgctatgcaatgaaaccacctatagcgccacctggtggaaaacaacggagttaccatttttatctcgaaatcggaatgagatagagaaaaaaagtgaattacaaagttgtagggcgtcatcaattcaatacgaatcgacaccttgcatacagaaatgctatgattagaacgtgtaaaactcacaaggctgcggacgtgaagcgatacctcatggagaccttcctacaagtcattgggtatggtggctgcgtggagtggcctccacgctcacctgacctgaccccattggacttctttctgtgaggtcacatcaaacagcaggtgtatgcgacctctccaccaacattgcaggacctacgacgacgtatcacagatgcttgtgcagacgtgtcacctaccatattgcacaacgtgcagcaagatacagtatgctgtgcagagtgcagatgtgcattgcagctgacgggggccactgtgaccatcaaagttaaatgagtgccatatacgtgaccagcattcaatgttttggggggtcatgggtttcatatcatagcatatttgaatgcaaggtgtggattcgtattgaattgttgatgccctacaactttgtaattcactttttttctccatctcgttgcgtttgagataaaaatgctaactccgttgttttccaccaggtgacgctataggtggggtcattgcgtagcgcatggctactttactatacctagacaccacttctatgcctatagctgctgccgttctcaagttattggcggtggacaggatatgggtggacacactgcatacaataatatatctactataatactgcctgctaTTGTTATGAATACTAATCTATAATTATAATGATCTTTGCATTTTTCCAGAATGTGCGGACGGCTTGTGCTGCGTTCTTACCACCCCCTGCCTCACCCAACAGTCTGTAAATATACCCGATACAAGGCAGGAAATTCCAATCATGAGAAGAAAGAAGCCATTTAACTGGAGGAGCACGAAGAAGTACGTTTTTGCCTGGTCCCTTTGATTATTGGAAATAGCCCCTCTTTATTGCACAAAGTATCGCTCACGTCTGATATTCTCATTTCTCAGGGTGTCATTGGCGGTGGAAGAACCTGAAAACTCTTTGGAGACTGACGACTCCTTCCTCAGTTATGGGCTGAGACAAAGCATCGCCTCGTATCTGTCATTGGCTGAGGACGAAAATTTTGCCATTGCAGGCAATGACCAGGAGAGGAAACGGAACCGGAAGAGCTGTATCTTCTCTAGGAACAGTGTCATTTCCAACCGCTCGAGTTATACGGAAAACTACAGATGAGATTCCCGTGTGCTACCCTAGATCTTAACTTATACTCAAGAGCTCCGGACCCTCAGCCCGTGCCGCCGGTCACTAGAATGCACTATGGAGCTGCTCGAAATGGAAACCGATTGCACAAAGATACACTATCCAACGGGGCCTCCAAAATCCATTCCGCCACCATCACTGTACAACGTCCATTGGGTTATTCCTACTTATTGTGCTTTGTTCGGAAGGATTTTCTGCTGCCTCCTCCGATTATGTAATAAGTAGGGCAACATGATGAGCAAATAATCCTGCAATACGCTAACGGACCCCCCAAAACTCTCCACAACACAAACTATGTTATGTACAAAAGATATAAGTGATCAAAATTTGGGTAAAATTTTCATTCTTCAAACAATCTTGATTTTGTCAGGACAATCCGCATCTCAAAGGGCCagaaatgagtaaaaaaaaaaaaaaactggtacaTTTGAGGTGGTCCTAAAAAGTCTTGAATTTGGGGATTTTAAAATTTAGCTAAGCATGCATATATAGGGAATTGGATGAGGGCTGGTGAAAGCTTTGTCATAGTCCACCAAAGCAAAAAAGGAGGTAGGGGAGAAGGTTACCAGAAGGATGAAGAATTGGAGATTTTGGCCACTCATTCCTGGGTAGAGGTGCACATCTTGTAGGGCTTCCTATAGATGACCAAAGAATATGGGCTCTGTCTAGAGACGTTTCTACATAGTAGGTATTTTGCGGGTGCTCAAAAAGGTCATTATTTCCATTTCCCCAAATTTGCGTTGGCTGCTTACCACATGACCTCATGACTGTTTTATGGTTCTCAATCAAAACCATTCCTATTACACAAAAATGGTTTTTAATAGTCTGGATATACCCCTAAAAAGGATATGATGTCCCAAGACCAGGTTGGTTGCATTCCTTTACCCATAACCAGTTCAAACCTTTAATGGGGCGCCCCTCCAAAAGCTGCCACTTTCTTTGAGACATGGTTCGAAATCTCTGGTAACTCTGGTACCTGTAGTACTACGATGCTAATTAGGGTGGGTTTGCCTATccccatacctccacccatggacgTGTCTCATATCATATAATGGTGTCTGCTTGACACATGGTttgtgtgtggaggttgttatacctCTAGAAGGAATCTCTGAGATAAAGGGAGGATTTGCTTGTcctgacaggggcagtgtgtggaggttgttatactTCTAGAAGGAAACTCTGAGATAAAGGGAGGATTTGCTTGTcctgacaggggcagtgtgtggaggttgttatacctCTAGAAGGAATCTCTGAGATAAAAGGAGGATTTGCTTGTcctgacaggggcagtgtgtggaggttgttatacctCTAGAAGGAATCTCTGAAATAGAGGGAGGATTTGCTTGTcctgacaggggcagtgtgtggaggttgttatacctCTAGAAGGAATCTATGAAATAGAGGGAGGATTTGCTTGTcctgacaggggcagtgtgtggaggttgttatacctCTAGAAGGAATCTCTGAGATAAAGGGAGGATTTGCTTGTcctgacaggggcagtgtgtggaggttgttatacctCAAGAAGGAATCTCTAAGATAAAGAAAGAGGGAGGATTTGCTTGTcctgacaggggcagtgtgtggaggttgttatacctCTAGAGGGAATCTCTGAAATAGAGGGAGGATTTGCTTGTcctgacaggggcagtgtgtggaggttgttatacctCTAGAAGGAATCTCTGAGATAAAGGGAGGATTTGCTTGTcctgacaggggcagtgtgtggaggttgttatactTCTAGAAGGAATCTCTGAGATAAAGGGAGGATTTGCTTGTcctgacaggggcagtgtgtggaggttgttatactTCTAGAAGGAATCTCTGAGATAAAGGGAGGATTTGCTTGTcctgacaggggcagtgtgtggaggttgttatactTCTAGAAGGAAACTCTGAGATAAAGGGAGGATTTGCTTGTcctgacaggggcagtgtgtggaggttgttatactTCTAGAAGGAATCTCTGAGATAAAGGGAGGATTTGCTTGTcctgacaggggcagtgtgtggaggttgttatacctCAAGAAGGAATCTCTAAAATAGAGAAAGAGGGAGGATTTGCTTGTcctgacaggggcagtgtgtggaggttgttatacctCTAGAGGGAATCTCTGAAATAGAGGGAGGATTTGCTTGTcctgacaggggcagtgtgtggaggttgttatacctCTAGAGGGAATCTCTGAAATAGAGGGAGGATTTGCTTGTcctgacaggggcagtgtgtggaggttgttatacctCTAGAAGGAATCTCTGAGATAAAGGGAGGATTTGCTTGTcctgacaggggcagtgtgtggaggttgttatactTCTAGAAGGAAACTCTGAGATAAAAGGAGGATTTGCTTGTcctgacaggggcagtgtgtggaggttgttatacctCTAGAAGGAATCTCTGAGATAAAGGGAGGATTTGCTTGTcctgacaggggcagtgtgtggaggttgttatacctCAAGAAGGAATCTCTAAGATAGAGAAAGAGGGAGGATTTGCTTGTcctgacaggggcagtgtgtggaggttgttatacctCTAGAAGAAATCTCTGAGATAAAGGGAGGATTTGCTTGTcctgacaggggcagtgtgtggaggctgcTAAGAACTCGACGTGGATACTTCTAGGGAGAAGTTGTATCCGACCTTGTGCGGGCATGTCGTAAGCAAAACAAACTGCCAGACTCTTATGGGGATGTGTGAAAACCAACCTATATGGTGCCTGGATAGCTCCAGGGTGACGATAAGGACAAGTGGCCCATTTTTCATACCTAGACATGAGCTTTGGTCCAACCCCATCGATGGAATCTGCTTCCAAAAAGTACTCATGTCTACGGCCATCACCCCACTAACCAATGGCGTAAACACTGGGCTTTCCTGTTCCCCCACAGACAAGGTGTGGAGGCAAGGACCAAAGACTGGCGTTGACAGTATGAAATTTATTGCAAAATTATTACAGTTACTTGCTAATCACAGATTATTTATTCTCTAATATGAGCACCAAGCTACCGAATATTTCATGTCTGTATATAATGGTACAGAGGGGGTCACCGGCTATGACCCTCCCGCCGTGCCACCATGTAAAGCTGTAAATTGCTTGGAAATTGGTATTTTATCCAATGTTCttctgtacagtaaaaataaagaaatctcCTATCCAACGTCTGCTATTCCTTCCTACAATGATGGATTTAAAGTGGACCTGTGAACAGTTCCAAAGTGACCAGGTTTTGCTCTTTacatttttgtcaattttttttttccattttgccaAATAATTACATAGATAGTGGCCTTATTATTTAGTGcttatttttatggtctttattcagtgggcgtggctcacaggattctcaGGGGCGTGGCTTACAGATCCTTTGGGGTGTGGACCACAGGATGCTCTGGGGCATGGCTCACAGGagacatatgtatatgtatatatatatatatatatatatatatatatatatttatttattattttattatttacacCCTTTCCAAATTGTCATCGAGATAGAGAATCCAACAAAAATGGCGGTTGTCTGACCGGCACTTTTGCTGGATTTGTGCAACTCGAATCCCAAAAATTCAGGTTATTTTACCATACACTCATTGTCATGCATACGTTGCATCTTACCATGAGCGCTGCTCTTTTAAAGAGTTTTGTCTCTGGTACCAATAAGTGAAGGCTGGCGAGGTCGGCACCCGCGCGGTCGGCGATAAAACTGATCTGCTCAGGGTCACCTCCAAAGTAAATAATATTTTCCTGGACCCATCTCAGGGCTGCTGTCTGATCGAGAAGACCCCAGTTCCCATTTGGCAAAGTATTACCTATAATGAGGGAAATCACATTTTTAGAATTTTTTATAGCTGTTGATTCTCCATTTTTTTGTTCATAGAGCTCCATAGCCCCAAAAGAATTAACTGAAAACATTTTGGTTGCATGTtatcaccagtagagggagctTAAGAGCTGACTGCATACAGATCATACATAAAGCCCAATAATAAAGCTGTATGCAGTTAGctcttgagctccctctagtggcagaatAATATAATTTACCTCTAGAGGGAGCTTAAGAGCTGACTGCATACAAATCATACATTAAACCCAATAATAAAGCTTTATGCAGTCAGCTCTTAAGCTCCCTCTAGAGGTAAATTATAGCattctgccactagagggagctcaaaagCTGACTGCATACAAATCATACATTAAATCCAATAATAAAGCTGTATGCAGTCAGctcttgagctccctctagtgtcaaAATGCTATAATTTACCTCTAGATGGAGCTTAAGAGCTGACTGCATACAAATCACATATTAAACCCAATAATAAAGCTGTATGCAGTCAGc encodes the following:
- the SLA gene encoding src-like-adapter, which translates into the protein MGNVMRTSAPPDKISASHTGTESDFLAVIYDYPPPDISEPIFYFGEKLRVISDEGGWWRVVSLKSGRENYIPSKCVAKVYHGWLFDGVGREKSEQLLQLPESKNGSFMIRQSETKKGSYSLSVKHRQVKHYRIFRLPNNWYYISPRLTFQCLEHLVNHYSECADGLCCVLTTPCLTQQSVNIPDTRQEIPIMRRKKPFNWRSTKKVSLAVEEPENSLETDDSFLSYGLRQSIASYLSLAEDENFAIAGNDQERKRNRKSCIFSRNSVISNRSSYTENYR